The following proteins are encoded in a genomic region of Arachis stenosperma cultivar V10309 chromosome 4, arast.V10309.gnm1.PFL2, whole genome shotgun sequence:
- the LOC130973292 gene encoding probable polygalacturonase, with the protein MKLVWKPHMMKAISRAIFALFFVTMLSSGIGESRKSKIVTTSFEYNAINCRAHTASLTDFGGVGDGKTSNTKAFQAAISNLSQYGSDGGSELYVPAGKWLTGSFSLTSHFTLYLDKDAVLLASQDMSEWPTLSPLPSYGRGRDAPAGRYQSFIFGTNLTDVIITGENGTIDGQGAFWWQQFHRKKLKYTRPYLIELMYSDNIQISSLTLLNSPSWNVHPVYSSNIIVQGITIIAPVSSPNTDGINPDSCTNIRIEDCYIVSGDDCVAVKSGWDEYGIKFGWPTKQLAIRRLTCISPYSATIALGSEMSGGIQDVRAEDITAIQTESGVRIKTAVGRGGFVRDIYVKRMNLHTMKWAFKMTGDYNSHADSHYDPNALPEIKGINYRDVVAENVTIAARFEGISNDPFTGICIANVTIGLSAKAKKQPWTCADIEGMTSGVTPPPCSLLPDQGPQKISACDFPQEPLPIDSLELRKCASTVLLS; encoded by the exons ATGAAGCTCGTGTGGAAACCTCACATGATGAAG GCGATTTCTAGAGCAATCTTTGCTCTATTCTTTGTGACAATGCTAAGTTCAGGGATTGGAGAGAGTAGAAAATCCAAGATTGTAACAACTTCATTTGAGTACAATGCAATAAACTGCAGAGCACACACTGCATCATTGACGGATTTTGGTGGTGTTGGTGATGGAAAAACATCAAACACAAAGGCATTTCAAGCTGCAATTAGTAATCTGAGTCAGTACGGTTCGGATGGCGGTTCCGAGCTCTATGTTCCGGCCGGCAAGTGGCTCACCGGAAGTTTTAGCCTCACCAGCCACTTCACACTCTATCTTGACAAAGATGCTGTTCTACTTGCTTCTCAG GATATGAGTGAGTGGCCAACCCTTTCGCCCCTCCCATCATACGGTAGAGGAAGAGATGCACCAGCTGGAAGGTATCAAAGCTTCATATTTGGAACAAATCTCACTGATGTTATCATCACAG GAGAAAATGGGACCATTGATGGGCAGGGTGCATTTTGGTGGCAACAGTTCCACAGAAAGAAGTTGAAGTACACAAGGCCCTACCTCATTGAACTTATGTACTCAGATAACATTCAAATCTCTAGTCTAACTCTCCTTAACTCCCCATCATGGAATGTTCACCCTGTTTACAGCAG CAATATTATTGTGCAAGGAATCACCATCATTGCTCCTGTCTCATCTCCAAACACAGATGGCATCAACCCAG ATTCCTGCACAAATATAAGAATTGAAGACTGCTACATAGTTTCCGGGGATGATTGTGTTGCAGTCAAGAGTGGATGGGATGAGTATGGCATAAAATTCGGTTGGCCAACAAAACAACTAGCCATCAGAAGACTAACATGCATATCACCATACAGCGCAACCATCGCCTTAGGAAGTGAGATGTCCGGAGGCATCCAAGACGTCAGAGCAGAGGACATCACAGCAATCCAAACAGAATCAGGCGTAAGGATCAAGACGGCAGTAGGAAGAGGAGGGTTTGTGAGGGACATATATGTCAAACGGATGAACCTTCACACTATGAAATGGGCGTTCAAGATGACCGGCGACTACAATTCGCATGCCGATAGCCATTATGATCCCAATGCATTGCCTGAGATCAAGGGGATTAACTATAGAGATGTTGTTGCTGAGAATGTTACCATTGCTGCAAGGTTTGAAGGGATATCCAATGACCCTTTTACTGGAATTTGCATTGCCAATGTGACAATAGGGTTGTCTGCAAAGGCCAAGAAACAACCTTGGACTTGTGCTGATATTGAAGGGATGACAAGTGGGGTTACCCCTCCACCTTGTAGCTTGTTACCTGATCAAGGTCCACAAAAAATCTCAGCTTGTGATTTTCCTCAGGAGCCTCTTCCTATTGATAGCTTGGAGCTTAGGAAATGTGCTTCTACTGTGCTACTTTCCTAG
- the LOC130973293 gene encoding mitogen-activated protein kinase homolog MMK2-like, with the protein MALESAPSLADHNNIRGIPTHGGRYVQYNIYGNLFEVSRKYVPPIRPVGRGAYGIVCAAVNAETRDEVAIKKVGNAFDNRIDAKRTLREIKLLRHMDHENVIALKDIIRPPQKENFNDVYVVYELMDTDLHQIIRSNQPLTDDHCRYFLYQLLRGLKYVHSANVLHRDLKPSNLLLNANCDLKIGDFGLARTTSETDFMTEYVVTRWYRAPELLLNCSEYTAAIDIWSVGCILGEIMTRQPLFPGKDYVHQLRLITELIGSPDDASLGFLRSDNARRYVRQLPQYPRQQFAARFPNMSPGAVDLLERMLVFDPNRRITVDEALSHPYLAPLHDINEEPVCARPFSFDFEQPSFTEEDIKELIWRESVMFNPDPPIY; encoded by the exons ATGGCTCTTGAGTCAGCTCCTTCTTTAGCTGACCACAACAACATTCGAGGAATTCCAACTCATGGTGGACGCTATGTTCAGTACAATATCTATGGCAACCTCTTTGAGGTTTCAAGGAAGTATGTTCCCCCCATACGCCCTGTGGGAAGAGGAGCTTATGGTATTGTTTG TGCTGCTGTGAATGCGGAGACACGTGATGAAGTTGCCATTAAGAAGGTTGGCAATGCATTTGACAACAGAATAGATGCCAAAAGGACCTTACGAGAAATTAAACTTCTCCGTCACATGGATCATGAAAAT GTGATAGCCCTTAAAGACATTATAAGACCACCACAGAAGGAGAACTTCAATGATGTGTATGTTGTTTATGAGTTAATGGATACCGATCTGCATCAAATAATTCGTTCCAATCAACCATTGACCGATGATCATTGTCGG TATTTTTTGTATCAGTTGTTACGAGGACTCAAATATGTACATTCGGCAAATGTCTTACACCGTGATCTAAAGCCTAGCAACTTGCTACTGAATGCAAATTGTGACCTTAAGATCGGAGACTTTGGGCTTGCTAGAACTACATCTGAAACTGATTTTATGACTGAATATGTGGTTACTCGGTGGTATCGAGCTCCAGAATTGCTTCTTAATTGTTCAGAATATACTGCAGCTATTGATATATGGTCTGTTGGTTGCATCCTCGGTGAAATAATGACCAGACAACCCCTCTTTCCCGGAAAAGATTATGTTCATCAGCTGAGACTGATCACAGAG CTCATAGGTTCACCTGATGACGCCAGCCTTGGATTTCTACGGAGTGATAACGCTCGTAGATATGTAAGACAGCTTCCACAATATCCAAGGCAGCAATTCGCTGCTAGATTTCCGAACATGTCTCCCGGTGCTGTTGATTTGTTAGAAAGGATGCTTGTGTTTGATCCAAACAGGCGCATTACAG TTGATGAGGCATTGTCTCACCCGTACCTGGCACCGCTTCACGATATTAACGAGGAGCCTGTTTGCGCGAGACCTTTCAGTTTTGATTTCGAGCAACCATCATTCACTGAAGAAGACATCAAAGAACTCATCTGGAGAGAATCTGTGATGTTCAATCCTGATCCACCTATTTATTGA